From a single Muntiacus reevesi chromosome 14, mMunRee1.1, whole genome shotgun sequence genomic region:
- the FOXI1 gene encoding forkhead box protein I1 — translation MSSFDLPAPSPPRCSPQFPSLGQEPPEMNLYYENFFHPQGAPSPQRPPSFEGGGEYGAAPNPYLWLNGPAVTPPPYLPGSSPFLPQAYGGVQRQLLPAGVPTLGAGDLGWLPLPSQEELMKLVRPPYSYSALIAMAIHGAPDKRLTLSQIYQYVADNFPFYNKSKAGWQNSIRHNLSLNDCFKKVPRDEDDPGKGNYWTLDPNCEKMFDNGNFRRKRKRKSDVSSSTGSLATEKTEAGLLAGSPETAEAQDMVDGAAPGPTGSPERRPTPPPPDTPCLSSFLSTMSAYVSGPSPLGRPAATTPGLSLEPADKMGQNSLNFSSYTPLTNISSPVGGGEWASPMPSNALGYGGSVLNQFNPPFYGSVNTNSVLYPREGTEV, via the exons ATGAGCTCCTTCGACCTCCCggcgccctccccgccccgctGCAGCCCCCAGTTCCCCAGCCTCGGCCAGGAGCCCCCCGAGATGAACCTTTACTACGAGAACTTCTTCCACCCCCAGGGCGCGCCCAGCCCGCAGCGGCCCCCCTCCTTCGAGGGTGGCGGGGAGTACGGGGCCGCCCCCAACCCCTACCTCTGGCTCAACGGGCCAGCCGTGACCCCGCCACCCTACCTGCCAGGCAGCAGCCCCTTCCTGCCCCAGGCCTACGGCGGTGTGCAGAGGCAGCTGCTGCCCGCTGGCGTGCCCACGCTGGGGGCCGGCGACCTGGGCTGGCTGCCGCTCCCCTCGCAGGAGGAGCTGATGAAGCTGGTGCGGCCGCCCTACTCCTACTCGGCGCTCATCGCCATGGCCATCCACGGGGCGCCCGACAAGCGCCTCACCCTCAGCCAGATCTACCAGTACGTGGCCGACAACTTCCCCTTCTACAACAAGAGCAAGGCCGGCTGGCAGAACTCCATCCGCCACAACCTGTCTCTCAACGACTGCTTCAAGAAGGTGCCCCGCGACGAGGATGACCCGG GCAAAGGCAACTATTGGACCCTGGACCCCAACTGTGAGAAGATGTTCGACAACGGAAATTTCcgcaggaagaggaagagaaaatcagACGTCTCCTCCAGCACGGGCTCCCTGGCCACAGAGAAAACGGAGGCTGGGCTCCTGGCAGGCAGCCCCGAGACTGCAGAGGCCCAGGACATGGTGGACGGCGCTGCACCAGGCCCCACCGGCTCCCCGGAGAGGCGGCCAACGCCCCCGCCGCCAGACACCCCATGCCTCAGCAGCTTCCTCTCGACCATGTCAGCCTATGTGAGTGGGCCGAGTCCCCTGGGCCGCCCCGCGGCCACCACGCCGGGACTGAGCCTGGAGCCCGCTGACAAGATGGGGCAGAACTCGCTGAACTTCAGCTCCTACACCCCCCTCACCAACATCAGCAGCCCTGTGGGCGGGGGCGAGTGGGCCAGCCCCATGCCCAGCAACGCTCTGGGCTACGGGGGCTCTGTCCTCAACCAATTCAACCCTCCTTTCTACGGGAGCGTCAACACGAACAGTGTCCTCTACCCCAGGGAGGGCACTGAGGTCTAG